In Bogoriella caseilytica, the genomic window CGCAGCAGCCAGCTCCCGAGCAGCCAGGACCCGAGCGCTCCATACCACCCGCACAGTCAGCCCCTGAGCAGCCCGCGCCCGAGGGTGACCAGCAGGGGCCCGACGAGGACGGCCGCTTCCGTCCGCCACCGGCCTGAGCCCTCATGTCCCACGGCGTGGCTGGAGCCTCCGGGTCCCCGCCAGGGCAGGTGTTGGGGATCGTCGCCATCATCGTGGCGGTCTTCCTCGGCCCGCTGGGGATGGTGCTCGGCTTCATCTCCCGCCGGCAGGCCATGCGCGGGGGCGGCCCGGCAGGCCTGGGTCTCGCGGCGATCATCGTGGGCGCACTCACCACGCTGGCGCTCATCGTCACGGTCATGATCCTGCTCGCGGTGGTGCTCGTCGGCAGCGGCGAGCTGCAGGTCTGAGCGCGTTTCACGTTTGAGCCAGCTCTGCCTGAGCGCGCTGGGCCCTGAGCCGGGGTGGGCCCTGACCGGGCGT contains:
- a CDS encoding DUF4190 domain-containing protein encodes the protein MSHGVAGASGSPPGQVLGIVAIIVAVFLGPLGMVLGFISRRQAMRGGGPAGLGLAAIIVGALTTLALIVTVMILLAVVLVGSGELQV